A stretch of Lepidochelys kempii isolate rLepKem1 chromosome 14, rLepKem1.hap2, whole genome shotgun sequence DNA encodes these proteins:
- the CANT1 gene encoding soluble calcium-activated nucleotidase 1 isoform X1, whose product MGAMSPHQKAAGVPAASGQSASAGEPNVLQGETQPAHSCKRLPGTHKLPPLISADTSPASVPSLPSAELRTPTRWASWDQNITWETRGSAKGEAPPSRSGSWDPHPQKAALDTPWVSFPHCAEEKWILEPIPVEGSAAPRLMRVPPSQRLEWSESMSPLRISVGGLPVLASMTKAADPRFRLRWKAILVSSLSVALGLLLLCFHRSATGRPAPANAHNWRLSPLPGDRYNDTYPLSPPQRNSEGVRYRIGVIADLDTSSKGPQEHTWFSYLKKGYLTLSASGDRVTVEWDRADSVLESHLAEKGRGMELSELVVFNGKLYAVDDRTGVVYLIEGTTVVPWVILSDGDGTVGKGFKAEWLAVKDEHLYVGGLGKEWTTTTGEVMNENPEWVKVVGSKGDVGHENWVSNYNALRSAAGIRLPGYLIHESAAWSETLQRWFFLPRRASQERYDEKADEHRGTNLLLRATQDFSDIAVSHVGAAVPTHGFSSFKFIPDTDDQLIVALKSEEDGGKIATYIMAFTLDGRFLLPETKIGAVKYEGIEFI is encoded by the exons ATGGGAGCAATGAGCCCCCATCAGAAAGCAGCCGGAGTCCCAGCAGCCTCAGGCCAGTCTGCAAGTGCTGGGGAGCCGAATGTCCTGCAGGGAGAAACGCAGCCAGCACATTCCTGCAAGAGGCTACCTGGGACACACAAGCTCCCACCCCTCATCTCTGCTGATACCAGCCCAGCAAGCGTCCCCTCCTTGCCCTCTGCTGAGCTAAGGACCCCGACTCGCTGGGCTTCATGGGATCAGAACATCACATGGGAGACTCGAGGCTCTGCCAAAGGAGAGGCTCCTCCTAGCAGGTCAGGatcctgggacccccacccccaaaaggcaGCTCTGGACACACCCTGGGTTTCATTCCCACATTGTGCAGAAGAGAAGTGGATCCTGGAGCCCATCCCTGTCGAGG GTTCTGCTGCCCCCAGGCTGATGCGCGTCCCGCCCAGCCAGCGCCTGGAATGGAGTGAGTCTATGAGCCCTCTCCGGATCAGCGTTGGTGGCCTTCCCGTCCTAGCGTCCATGACTAAGGCTGCTGACCCCCGCTTCCGACTGCGCTGGAAGGCCATCCTGGTGTCCTCGCTCAGCGTTGCCTTggggctgctcctgctctgctttcACCGCTCGGCCACGGGGAGACCGGCCCCAGCCAACGCCCACAACtggcggctcagcccgctgcccgGGGACAGGTACAATGACACCTACCCGCTGTCCCCGCCCCAGAGAAACTCGGAAGGGGTGCGCTACAGGATCGGGGTCATTGCCGACCTGGACACCAGCTCCAAGGGGCCACAGGAGCACACCTGGTTCAGTTACCTGAAGAAGGGCTACCTGACCCTGTCGGCCAGCGGGGACAGAGTGACGGTGGAGTGGGACCGGGCCGACAGCGTGCTGGAGTCCCATCTGGCCGAGAAGGGGAGAGGCATGGAGCTCTCGGAGCTGGTTGTCTTCAACGGGAAGCTGTATGCAGTGGACGACCGGACGGGAGTAGTCTATCTGATCGAGGGCACCACAGTGGTCCCCTGGGTGATCCTATCGGATGGAGATGGCACCGTGGGCAAAG GCTTCAAAGCAGAGTGGCTGGCAGTGAAGGATGAACACCTATACGTGGGTGGCCTGGGGAAGGAGTGGACCACGACCACCGGGGAGGTGATGAATGAGAACCCCGAGTGGGTGAAGGTGGTCGGCTCCAAGGGGGACGTGGGCCATGAGAACTGGGTGTCCAACTACAACGCACTGAGGTCAGCGGCTGGCATCAGGCTCCCAG gttACCTGATCCATGAGTCGGCCGCCTGGAGCGAGACGCTGCAGCGCTGGTTCTTCCTGCCACGCCGGGCCAGCCAGGAGCGCTACGACGAGAAGGCCGACGAGCACCGGGGTACCAACCTGCTGCTGCGGGCCACGCAGGACTTCAGCGACATCGCCGTCAGCCACGTGGGGGCTGCCGTCCCGACCCACGGCTTCTCCTCCTTCAAATTCATCCCCGACACTGACGACCAGCTCATCGTGGCCCTGAAATCGGAGGAGGACGGTGGCAAGATTGCCACCTACATCATGGCCTTCACGCTGGACGGGCGCTTCCTGCTGCCGGAGACCAAGATCGGGGCAGTGAAATACGAAGGGATTGAGTTTATTTAA
- the CANT1 gene encoding soluble calcium-activated nucleotidase 1 isoform X2, giving the protein MRVPPSQRLEWSESMSPLRISVGGLPVLASMTKAADPRFRLRWKAILVSSLSVALGLLLLCFHRSATGRPAPANAHNWRLSPLPGDRYNDTYPLSPPQRNSEGVRYRIGVIADLDTSSKGPQEHTWFSYLKKGYLTLSASGDRVTVEWDRADSVLESHLAEKGRGMELSELVVFNGKLYAVDDRTGVVYLIEGTTVVPWVILSDGDGTVGKGFKAEWLAVKDEHLYVGGLGKEWTTTTGEVMNENPEWVKVVGSKGDVGHENWVSNYNALRSAAGIRLPGYLIHESAAWSETLQRWFFLPRRASQERYDEKADEHRGTNLLLRATQDFSDIAVSHVGAAVPTHGFSSFKFIPDTDDQLIVALKSEEDGGKIATYIMAFTLDGRFLLPETKIGAVKYEGIEFI; this is encoded by the exons ATGCGCGTCCCGCCCAGCCAGCGCCTGGAATGGAGTGAGTCTATGAGCCCTCTCCGGATCAGCGTTGGTGGCCTTCCCGTCCTAGCGTCCATGACTAAGGCTGCTGACCCCCGCTTCCGACTGCGCTGGAAGGCCATCCTGGTGTCCTCGCTCAGCGTTGCCTTggggctgctcctgctctgctttcACCGCTCGGCCACGGGGAGACCGGCCCCAGCCAACGCCCACAACtggcggctcagcccgctgcccgGGGACAGGTACAATGACACCTACCCGCTGTCCCCGCCCCAGAGAAACTCGGAAGGGGTGCGCTACAGGATCGGGGTCATTGCCGACCTGGACACCAGCTCCAAGGGGCCACAGGAGCACACCTGGTTCAGTTACCTGAAGAAGGGCTACCTGACCCTGTCGGCCAGCGGGGACAGAGTGACGGTGGAGTGGGACCGGGCCGACAGCGTGCTGGAGTCCCATCTGGCCGAGAAGGGGAGAGGCATGGAGCTCTCGGAGCTGGTTGTCTTCAACGGGAAGCTGTATGCAGTGGACGACCGGACGGGAGTAGTCTATCTGATCGAGGGCACCACAGTGGTCCCCTGGGTGATCCTATCGGATGGAGATGGCACCGTGGGCAAAG GCTTCAAAGCAGAGTGGCTGGCAGTGAAGGATGAACACCTATACGTGGGTGGCCTGGGGAAGGAGTGGACCACGACCACCGGGGAGGTGATGAATGAGAACCCCGAGTGGGTGAAGGTGGTCGGCTCCAAGGGGGACGTGGGCCATGAGAACTGGGTGTCCAACTACAACGCACTGAGGTCAGCGGCTGGCATCAGGCTCCCAG gttACCTGATCCATGAGTCGGCCGCCTGGAGCGAGACGCTGCAGCGCTGGTTCTTCCTGCCACGCCGGGCCAGCCAGGAGCGCTACGACGAGAAGGCCGACGAGCACCGGGGTACCAACCTGCTGCTGCGGGCCACGCAGGACTTCAGCGACATCGCCGTCAGCCACGTGGGGGCTGCCGTCCCGACCCACGGCTTCTCCTCCTTCAAATTCATCCCCGACACTGACGACCAGCTCATCGTGGCCCTGAAATCGGAGGAGGACGGTGGCAAGATTGCCACCTACATCATGGCCTTCACGCTGGACGGGCGCTTCCTGCTGCCGGAGACCAAGATCGGGGCAGTGAAATACGAAGGGATTGAGTTTATTTAA